From Xenopus laevis strain J_2021 chromosome 7L, Xenopus_laevis_v10.1, whole genome shotgun sequence, one genomic window encodes:
- the LOC121395747 gene encoding olfactory receptor 1044-like — MALVNQKNVSEFSIQGFSDNIELRLSLFIVFLSIYLFIVLGNLIVILVISVNSHLHTPMYLFLLNLSINDISSTTNILPNLLHILFTQQKNITFLGCMTQLYIFMFLVSDEYILLAIMGYDRYVAICDPLHYIERMTQKHCTQLITASLAVSFFISIPHAVLISKLFYCSSHVIDYIFCDVTPLLKISCSDTFNVELVTYIEGTLVAFNCFLLTLISYVFIILAILKIKSSDGQKKTFSTCASHLICVIIFYGTLISLYVRPASNYYPERDKFFALLYTVLIPLMNPLIYTLKNREFQSAFNKLSKKN; from the coding sequence ATGGCTTTAgtaaatcaaaaaaatgtgtcAGAATTCTCCATCCAAGGATTCTCAGATAATATTGAGTTGCGGCTGTCTCTTTTCATTGTGTTCCTCAGCATCTATCTTTTCATTGTCCTTGGAAATCTTATTGTCATTTTAGTGATTTCTGTAAATTCTCACTTACACACTCCCATGTACTTATTTTTGCTGAATCTTTCAATCAATGATATCAGTTCCACTACAAAtattttacctaatttattacACATCCTTTTCACACAACAAAAGAATATTACCTTTTTAGGGTGTATGACTCAGCTATATATTTTCATGTTCTTGGTTAGTGATGAATACATTTTGCTGGCTATCATGGGATATGATCGCTATGTTGCCATTTGTGATCCTCTTCATTACATTGAGCGGATGACCCAGAAACACTGCACTCAGTTGATAACTGCATCATTGGCTGTTAGTTTTTTTATATCCATTCCACacgctgttcttatatctaaattattttattgttcttcCCATGTCATTGACTATATCttctgtgatgtcacaccactGCTAAAAATTTCATGTAGTGACACCTTCAATGTAGAGCTTGTAACTTATATTGAAGGGACACTGGTggcttttaattgctttttactTACTTTGATTTCATACGTTTTTATCATCTTGGCAATCCTGAAAATAAAATCTTCCgatggacaaaaaaaaactttttctacaTGTGCTTCACACTTAATCTGTGTCATCATTTTTTATGGGACtctgatttctttgtatgtgagACCCGCATCaaattattatccagaaagagacaagtttTTTGCCCTGTTGTACACTGTACTGATCCCACTGATGAATCCTCTGATTTACACTTTAAAGAATAGAGAATTTCAATCAGCCTTTAATAaactaagtaaaaaaaactaa